One Pseudanabaena sp. FACHB-2040 genomic window carries:
- a CDS encoding TIGR04282 family arsenosugar biosynthesis glycosyltransferase — protein sequence MLLTRYPQPGKTKTRLIPHLGPEGAAQIQRLMTEHLIRQGLELRRHHSLGFEVHFTGSSLHQIRSWLGHELTYRPQCEGDLGQRLTFAFHQGFTAGRARLLAIGSDCPAIGDTQVTAAFRLLRQHDLVLGPALDGGYYLIGLRRTIPELFKGISWGSDRVLGETVAIASHLNLSTAFLDPLPDIDRPEDLPIWEKIWAGSGTKVLV from the coding sequence ATGCTCCTGACCCGGTATCCGCAGCCGGGAAAGACCAAGACTCGGTTGATTCCGCACTTAGGCCCAGAGGGCGCAGCCCAGATCCAACGACTTATGACAGAACACCTGATTCGGCAGGGCTTGGAGCTGAGGCGACACCACAGCCTCGGTTTTGAGGTTCACTTCACAGGCAGCAGCCTACACCAGATTCGTAGTTGGTTAGGTCATGAGCTTACCTATCGACCTCAATGCGAGGGAGATTTGGGCCAGCGGTTGACCTTTGCTTTTCACCAAGGCTTTACTGCCGGTCGAGCAAGGCTTCTGGCCATCGGCAGCGATTGTCCGGCCATCGGAGACACTCAAGTTACCGCAGCATTTCGACTGTTGCGACAGCACGATCTAGTGCTGGGGCCAGCCCTAGATGGCGGCTATTACCTGATTGGTTTGCGGCGAACCATCCCCGAACTGTTCAAAGGCATTTCTTGGGGAAGCGATCGGGTGCTGGGGGAGACGGTTGCGATCGCATCCCACCTCAACCTCTCAACCGCCTTCCTCGATCCCCTCCCCGACATCGACCGCCCCGAGGATCTGCCGATTTGGGAAAAAATTTGGGCGGGAAGTGGGACGAAGGTTTTGGTTTAA
- a CDS encoding Rieske 2Fe-2S domain-containing protein, whose product MVAVDEIYFLRNIWYHAMPSHELKPGKMMAKVLLNEPVLFGRTKGGKAFAMRDICPHRAVPLSCGWFDGEQVQCCYHGWRFASNGQCTEIPSLMEDQQMDLNRFNVQSYEVREVQGNIWIYMPDPDRNKAKSSTLDVPRVPGFADDVKPNITYTMRFPCYIDHAVVGLMDPAHSPFVHRSWWWRGGDLNPEIKWFDPSLLGFTMRKHRMGNMGRGYWLIGGVPDNEIIFYLPGVRTEETTTAKYRAVNLTTVTPLTDDQTDVTFELYWDIPWGSLLKPILPAMICSFLGQDRDVVIKQQEGLKYEKVLRLIKDSDTPARWYYQLKNEYRRSQEENREFVSPVKTQQLKWLA is encoded by the coding sequence GTGGTCGCAGTTGACGAAATCTATTTCTTGCGGAATATCTGGTATCACGCCATGCCCAGCCATGAGCTGAAGCCAGGCAAAATGATGGCTAAGGTATTGCTCAATGAGCCGGTTCTGTTTGGTCGCACCAAGGGCGGTAAGGCATTTGCCATGCGAGACATTTGCCCACACCGGGCAGTGCCGCTGAGCTGTGGCTGGTTTGATGGAGAGCAGGTGCAGTGCTGCTATCATGGCTGGCGCTTTGCCTCCAACGGGCAGTGCACCGAGATTCCCTCGCTGATGGAAGATCAGCAGATGGATTTGAACCGCTTCAACGTGCAGTCTTACGAGGTTCGAGAGGTTCAGGGCAATATCTGGATTTATATGCCTGATCCTGATCGCAACAAAGCCAAGTCGTCAACCTTAGACGTGCCCCGAGTGCCAGGGTTTGCTGATGATGTGAAGCCCAACATCACCTACACCATGCGCTTTCCCTGCTACATCGACCATGCGGTAGTGGGCCTGATGGATCCGGCGCATTCGCCCTTCGTGCATCGCTCTTGGTGGTGGCGCGGCGGCGATCTCAACCCCGAAATTAAGTGGTTCGACCCTTCGCTCTTGGGCTTTACGATGCGGAAGCACCGAATGGGGAATATGGGCCGGGGTTACTGGCTAATTGGCGGCGTGCCCGACAACGAGATTATCTTCTACCTGCCGGGGGTGCGGACGGAGGAAACCACCACTGCCAAGTACCGAGCCGTGAACCTGACCACCGTAACGCCTCTGACCGACGATCAGACGGATGTAACCTTCGAGCTGTACTGGGATATTCCTTGGGGCAGCTTGCTGAAGCCGATTTTGCCCGCCATGATCTGCTCTTTCTTGGGGCAAGACCGGGATGTGGTGATCAAGCAGCAGGAAGGGCTGAAGTACGAGAAAGTGCTGCGGCTGATTAAAGACTCAGACACACCAGCGCGGTGGTACTACCAGCTTAAAAACGAGTATCGCCGCTCTCAAGAAGAGAATCGGGAGTTTGTCAGCCCAGTTAAAACTCAGCAGTTAAAGTGGCTAGCCTAA
- a CDS encoding class I SAM-dependent methyltransferase, protein MSNQTFGLDDRLYRYLLGHSVREPDILAELRQVTAQHPMAQMQIAPEQGQFMALLVQLMGARKTLEVGVFTGYSALSVALALPPQGRIVACDVSEEYTAIARQFWQKAGIDYKIDLKLGPATETLDRLITAGESGTFDFAFIDADKSNYDTYYEQALHLVRPGGLIAIDNVLWSGRVADPDTQDNRTNAIRALNDKLYQDERISLSLVPIADGLTLALKKSL, encoded by the coding sequence ATGTCCAACCAGACCTTCGGCCTGGATGACCGTCTCTACCGCTATCTGCTAGGCCATTCTGTAAGAGAGCCTGACATTCTGGCGGAACTGCGGCAGGTAACCGCACAGCACCCCATGGCACAGATGCAGATTGCGCCAGAGCAAGGGCAGTTCATGGCCCTACTGGTGCAGCTTATGGGCGCACGCAAAACGCTAGAGGTAGGCGTTTTTACCGGCTATAGCGCTCTGTCTGTAGCTTTAGCCCTACCGCCACAAGGCAGAATCGTTGCTTGCGATGTAAGTGAAGAGTATACGGCGATTGCCCGACAGTTTTGGCAAAAGGCAGGTATCGATTACAAGATTGATCTAAAGCTGGGACCAGCCACCGAAACGTTGGACAGGCTGATTACAGCGGGAGAGTCTGGCACTTTTGACTTTGCCTTTATCGATGCCGACAAGAGCAACTATGACACCTACTACGAGCAGGCGCTACACCTCGTGCGGCCTGGGGGGCTGATTGCAATCGATAATGTGCTTTGGTCGGGTCGAGTCGCTGATCCAGACACTCAGGACAATCGCACTAACGCCATTCGCGCTTTGAATGACAAGCTGTACCAGGATGAGCGGATTAGCCTTAGCTTGGTGCCGATTGCTGATGGTCTTACCCTAGCCCTGAAGAAATCGCTCTAA
- a CDS encoding VOC family protein — translation MTIRPFHVAFPVHDLTTTRHFYETVLGCPIGRTDERWIDFNLFGHQITAHLTAADETSEATNPVDGHAVPVSHWGVILTMSEWQTLAERLKQHQTRFVIEPYIRFKGKPGEQATMFLRDPSGNALEFKAFQDDAMIFATA, via the coding sequence ATGACAATCAGACCTTTTCACGTTGCCTTTCCGGTACACGATCTGACCACCACCCGGCACTTCTATGAAACCGTTCTAGGGTGTCCCATTGGCCGCACCGACGAGCGCTGGATCGACTTCAACCTGTTCGGCCACCAGATCACCGCCCACCTGACCGCTGCTGATGAAACTTCAGAGGCCACTAATCCGGTGGACGGTCATGCTGTTCCGGTAAGCCATTGGGGCGTAATCTTGACGATGTCAGAATGGCAGACGCTGGCGGAGCGGCTGAAGCAGCATCAAACCCGCTTTGTGATTGAGCCCTACATTCGCTTCAAGGGTAAACCTGGTGAACAAGCGACAATGTTTCTCCGCGATCCCAGCGGCAACGCCCTGGAATTCAAGGCTTTTCAAGACGATGCCATGATTTTTGCGACGGCCTGA
- a CDS encoding class I SAM-dependent methyltransferase codes for MGLYSNLVLPRLLDWAMSDEKLTPYRQAVLAEVSGDILEIGFGTGLNLAYYPRHIDKIITIDANPGMNALAQKRIAASELTVEHRVLNGENLPMVDNSFDYVVSTWTLCSIAKVDNALSEIYRVLRSGGKFVFVEHGLNEDPKVQVWQNRLTPIQKVIGDGCHLNRNIQELVQRHFNQVTVERFVPEGLPAVSTTLYKGVALKD; via the coding sequence ATGGGACTTTACTCAAATCTGGTCTTGCCTCGGCTGTTGGATTGGGCCATGTCTGATGAAAAGTTGACGCCCTATCGGCAGGCAGTCTTGGCAGAGGTTTCGGGAGATATTTTGGAGATTGGCTTTGGCACAGGCCTAAACCTGGCTTACTACCCGCGCCACATCGATAAAATCATCACCATCGACGCCAATCCTGGCATGAATGCCCTGGCTCAAAAACGAATTGCAGCCTCTGAATTAACGGTGGAACATCGGGTGCTCAATGGGGAAAACCTGCCGATGGTCGACAACAGCTTTGACTATGTGGTCAGCACTTGGACACTGTGCAGCATTGCTAAAGTGGATAACGCCCTTAGCGAGATCTACCGGGTACTCAGGTCAGGCGGCAAGTTTGTCTTTGTTGAGCATGGCCTGAACGAAGACCCTAAAGTGCAGGTCTGGCAAAACCGGCTCACGCCGATTCAAAAAGTGATTGGCGATGGCTGCCACCTGAACCGCAATATTCAGGAGTTGGTGCAGCGGCACTTTAACCAGGTGACGGTAGAGCGGTTTGTACCTGAGGGGCTGCCCGCTGTATCTACAACGCTATACAAAGGAGTTGCTTTAAAGGACTAG
- a CDS encoding TIGR04283 family arsenosugar biosynthesis glycosyltransferase, translating into MASLTSDFEATCKVSIIIPALNEAAYLERTLRHLSLLQPPAHEVIVVDGGSRDETVAIAQALTKQPAPHFPLQVISSEQAGRAIQMNLGAAQASGDYLCFLHADTYVPDDLVSVIAQTLADPGVSCGGFISIMSGNLTTRWGVILNNYLKTYYAPLLFRPHLFFGKGLRLLFGDQVMFCRRADFQTCNGFDPAQPILEEADLCLKLCRLGRIRQVNRVVQASDRRVAGWGPVKANAIYFMVGFLWGLGVPGERLKRFYEDVR; encoded by the coding sequence GTGGCTAGCCTAACTAGCGACTTTGAGGCGACCTGCAAGGTTTCGATTATCATTCCAGCGTTGAACGAGGCGGCATATCTGGAGCGAACACTGCGGCACCTGAGCCTGCTGCAGCCGCCTGCCCATGAGGTGATCGTGGTAGATGGGGGCAGCCGGGATGAGACGGTTGCGATCGCACAAGCCTTAACTAAACAACCCGCACCCCACTTTCCCCTGCAAGTTATCTCCTCCGAGCAAGCAGGCCGCGCCATTCAAATGAACCTGGGCGCAGCCCAAGCCAGTGGCGACTACCTCTGCTTTCTTCACGCCGATACCTACGTGCCCGACGACTTAGTGAGCGTGATTGCACAGACCCTAGCCGATCCTGGTGTTTCCTGTGGCGGCTTCATCTCCATCATGTCGGGCAACCTAACGACCCGCTGGGGCGTGATCCTCAATAACTATCTCAAGACCTACTATGCGCCCCTACTGTTTCGGCCCCACCTGTTTTTTGGCAAGGGGCTGCGGCTGCTGTTTGGAGATCAGGTCATGTTTTGCCGCCGCGCCGACTTCCAAACCTGCAACGGCTTTGACCCAGCCCAGCCCATTCTAGAAGAAGCCGACCTATGCCTGAAGCTGTGCCGCTTGGGACGGATTCGCCAGGTCAATCGGGTCGTGCAAGCCTCTGATCGACGAGTAGCTGGGTGGGGACCGGTGAAGGCTAACGCCATTTACTTTATGGTGGGCTTTCTCTGGGGATTGGGCGTGCCGGGGGAGCGGCTGAAGCGGTTTTATGAGGATGTGAGGTGA
- a CDS encoding GTPase, which yields MIRLKPWQWGVLVLPIAAVVGFVLIAAGAQIHTWGLSWIWAVFVLLLVGWRWLLVRWTQPAFAQLESVVAEVQEELEAATEEAVPVGSRAIQQAEAALEQILQQAQADPPLWQDWNVFWQRCRDVVIAVSRVYHPEVKYPLLNIYVPEAYGLMRGTVDDLDQWMEKLTPVLGQLTVGQAVEGYEVYQRLEPSARKLWQAWNWAQWVFNPAVAVARTVSQPANNQATQQLLGNLSQLLREATLRNLYRQAVALYGGKMPVAVELTTAKATLPQAKTQTLREILDQAEPVKKVEQKPINILLVGRTGAGKSSLINTLFEADRAEVDVLPSTDQIKSYYWQGDNGETLTLWDSPGYEQVSRSDFREQVLDYAHEADLLLLATPALDPALQMDVDFLRDMKIEVADLPAIATLTQVDRLRPLREWAPPYDWRWGERPKEKSIREATQYRIEQFGDYCDRVLPIVTADAKAGRTAWNADALSLLLVESLDPAKQLRLARFLRNREARIVSAAKTIDHYTFQMTTTQGVASLLKSPVLQFVAIMTTGNPALGYALAEQIPIEQLPTVIGKLQMAYDLAQLLGPENAKFDLLALWPVLLENPAAPDRNAWAFGHALVEYWTQGLSIDQLRTRFNHYLEQAA from the coding sequence ATGATCCGACTCAAGCCGTGGCAGTGGGGAGTGCTGGTGTTGCCGATCGCAGCGGTGGTGGGCTTTGTCCTAATCGCTGCTGGGGCCCAGATTCATACCTGGGGCCTGAGCTGGATTTGGGCGGTATTTGTGCTGTTGCTGGTGGGCTGGCGCTGGCTGCTGGTGCGGTGGACCCAGCCGGCCTTTGCCCAGCTAGAGTCGGTGGTGGCAGAGGTTCAAGAGGAGCTAGAAGCGGCCACGGAAGAGGCTGTGCCCGTGGGGAGCCGGGCGATTCAGCAAGCCGAAGCGGCGCTGGAGCAGATTCTTCAGCAGGCTCAGGCCGATCCGCCCCTGTGGCAGGACTGGAATGTGTTTTGGCAGCGCTGCCGGGACGTGGTAATCGCAGTCTCCCGCGTCTACCATCCTGAAGTTAAATACCCGTTGCTCAACATCTATGTGCCTGAAGCTTACGGGCTGATGCGCGGCACCGTAGACGATCTAGATCAGTGGATGGAGAAGCTGACTCCCGTTTTAGGGCAGTTAACCGTCGGGCAGGCAGTAGAGGGCTACGAGGTGTACCAGCGGTTAGAACCGTCGGCCCGTAAGCTTTGGCAAGCCTGGAACTGGGCGCAGTGGGTGTTTAATCCGGCGGTGGCAGTGGCCCGGACGGTTTCGCAGCCCGCCAACAATCAGGCAACTCAGCAGCTCCTGGGCAACCTCAGCCAGCTCTTGCGAGAGGCAACCCTGCGGAACCTGTACCGGCAGGCGGTGGCGCTGTATGGAGGGAAAATGCCTGTAGCGGTGGAGCTGACGACAGCAAAAGCGACGTTGCCCCAAGCCAAAACGCAGACCCTGCGCGAGATTCTAGATCAGGCCGAACCCGTTAAGAAGGTAGAGCAAAAGCCCATCAACATCTTGCTAGTAGGCCGCACTGGGGCGGGCAAGAGCAGCCTGATCAATACTCTATTTGAAGCCGACCGAGCAGAGGTTGATGTGCTGCCCAGCACCGACCAGATCAAGAGCTACTACTGGCAGGGGGACAATGGCGAAACCCTTACCCTGTGGGATTCTCCTGGCTATGAGCAGGTCAGCCGCTCAGACTTTCGCGAGCAGGTGTTGGACTATGCTCACGAGGCCGATCTGCTGCTGCTGGCGACGCCTGCGCTTGACCCGGCCCTGCAAATGGACGTGGACTTTTTGCGAGATATGAAGATTGAGGTGGCGGATTTGCCTGCGATCGCAACCCTCACCCAGGTCGATCGCCTTCGCCCTCTGCGCGAGTGGGCTCCGCCCTACGACTGGCGCTGGGGTGAGCGGCCCAAAGAAAAGTCGATTCGCGAGGCGACCCAGTACCGCATTGAGCAGTTTGGGGACTATTGCGATCGCGTGCTGCCTATCGTCACCGCCGATGCCAAAGCCGGACGCACCGCCTGGAATGCCGATGCTTTGTCCTTGCTGCTAGTAGAGTCCCTTGATCCGGCCAAGCAGTTACGGTTAGCCCGCTTCTTGCGCAATCGTGAGGCCCGCATCGTCTCAGCCGCCAAAACCATTGACCACTACACCTTTCAAATGACCACCACCCAGGGAGTCGCCTCCCTGCTCAAAAGTCCCGTCCTGCAGTTCGTCGCTATCATGACAACCGGCAACCCCGCCCTGGGCTATGCTCTGGCTGAGCAAATTCCCATCGAGCAGCTGCCCACTGTCATCGGCAAGCTCCAGATGGCCTACGATCTAGCCCAGCTCCTTGGCCCCGAAAACGCCAAATTTGACCTGCTCGCCCTCTGGCCCGTACTGCTAGAAAATCCTGCCGCTCCAGACCGCAATGCCTGGGCCTTCGGCCATGCCCTTGTAGAATACTGGACCCAAGGTCTTAGCATCGATCAGCTTAGGACGCGCTTTAACCACTACCTGGAGCAAGCCGCGTAG